The DNA segment gtctcgggatttagtcccacattgggctccctgcatggagcctgcttcttcctctgcctatgtctctgcctctgtctctcatgaataaataaaatctttaaaaaaacaaaaagaactgaaattcctgaaagagagagtgaatgaggtaaaaaaaaaaaaagtaatctttgaAAGCAGTTCCTAACAATTGATATAGtgtctcaataaatgttacttttattttccccctGAAATCTAGCCTTGGCTTTTATACAAATTAGTTGCATATATGGCACATATGGcacatttataaacatttgtaGGGCCCTAGTTTAGGTATCTGAGAGATGGGATAATATTAAACCAACTTTACCTAAAGCCTGCTCCTGATCTCAGCCCTATCTTAAATTCTGCAGAAAAGCCTGGCATAATTTCCTCTTGATTTAGGGAAATCAGCCTAATATACATTTTCACTGCTCCATCTACTACAGTATCATATACCTTTCTTTTATTATCACACAGTTATTACagtgttttatattcatttatgtatttacttgattAACTTCTATGTCCTCACTAAATCATAGGTCTATTATGAGAGACCTATAATACCTTCCTTGCTCATTCCCTAGCAGAGGTTTCAGAACTCTCTTCTAGTAGTAATCCCAAGGAATAcgcattcagatttttttttaaaaaagaaactattattcTATGATTCTCAAGGATCTTCAATATTATTCATTGatatgttctttcatttttatatttattcattttgaagcCACTTCCATTTTATGACCATGTGTTGtgctaggtcctggtgagacaggCATGGATTGGCGGGAAGGGTCATGACCTCATAGTGCAGAGTCAAGAACAGGAAACAGCACACCTCCATACACActtattctagtttttaaaaaggtgttaagggatgcctgggtggctcagttgtttaagcatctacctcttggtttcagctcaggtcagaatctcacagtgatgggattgagccccaagtcgggctccgtGTTCAGTCCAGAGTTTGTTTCAagttcttctctccctctctctcctgctttctctctctctctctcaaataaaatctaagcaaaaaaaaaaaaaaaaaaaaaaaaaaagtgttgaaagaCAAGCATAGAGTGTTGTGAGCATCTAAAATTAACATATTTGACTTTGGAAGTGATCTCAGTAGGCTTTAAAGGTTTAGGAAGTGGCATTTAAGCTTATACTTGAAGGATGAATGCATAGGTGAAAAGATATTAAATAGATTgctcacacatgtacacacacatgctgTCCACAAGGCAGTGTATAGTTATTAATACACATTTAATAACAACTatagttacaaaaaaaaaccagaatatcCAGAAGTGGCCTAAACTTAGACTTGTGCCATGATTTGTTTCAGACCAGGACAGAGTTAAAGTCTGAATGTTATCATAGTAATGAATTTAAAGGGAATCCAGGTTAAGTtgatctgtctgtctctccatatatatatacacacatgcacacatttgcCACATTTACCTTAATTCAGCCATGAAGTCTAATGtgctgtgaatatttttttcagatagttttgaattttactgaattcatgttcAGGTATTGTTTTTCCCTCCCTATTTTACAGCCCTTATTGTATTAGGACTGATCATctacattgttttctttctggattttaaTAAGGGATAATTTAAGACATAAGTATTCTTTCTCCCCTTTAGTTTATTAGCAAGGATAATTAAAGTAAATGGGgcataataaagaatattaactTTCAAGCAAGAgttactaaaatgaaaaaaaaaattaactgtacTTTGGACTTGTAGAAAAGAAGGCCAGCCTAAATTGCAAACTATTTTAGATGtatatattttagtcattttatctATATTCAATAACAAAAATTGGATGTCAGGACTATATGTTGGAAATTGCTTTAGGAAACAGATAATGACTTATAAGTAGACAGATTGgtaaaataattactttgaaataCTAAAGAGTGCTTAAGAAGCTATCCAAATAACAGACTATTTAAATCTAGTAATCTATCTACAATTCTTTTACTATTGATGCTTTACATGGAgaaatttttcttcataattagtAAAAAGGCCAGAGTCAGTAAgacatttatttaatcatctgAAATTATCAAGTAATGaggtttttctctttgtatttttatctttatgttatAAATCTTTGCTATTCCTCTAGAAGTATCACCATCTCTAGtatgttcaaaaataaaaatgagcaatttTAATGCATGCACAACTTCCAttaaatctaataataaaaaaaacaatggttagcaagttttttgttttgtttaactcTGCTTCAAACATGGAGATTATTTAATTACAAAAACAGtcagatgatttcttttttcctttgaaacaaGTGGTGAGTCATTGAATGGGAAATGCAATTTTACACTTATTTTAAGGGAGCCTTTtgtgagttttaaaaacaaaccttggggaaaggaagaaaccCTTGGGTGCTGAGCTGTCAATCCAGAGATAATAACACATGCTTTTGGAATACTGCTGGCTCAGAGATGTTATAATATGTCAGAAGTAGACACTCCCACTCATTCTGATAGTTTTATTGCTTCTGGCGTGTTATGATTAGAGATGTGTGTGGCTTTAAAACTGAAAAGATTGAATTGCTTAACACGCTATGTATTGGAAAGCCTGGGCCAAATGGAAGCTTAATcagcatttttcttccttctaaatgTAAATGGTATGATGCAGTGTCCTGTAAATGATGCTGTTTATCATATACTGTCAGATGATGCTGCTGAAAGAtgcatttccatttgtttccttACTTGAGTTTGATTTGTAAAATCAGATTTAAACAGTGGATGAAATCGAATCTAAATTTCAAGGACAGACAACCTAATAATATTTAGCATAACTGGGACTAAGTCTAGAAATAATTGTTCCAACTCCAGCTTTTAGGATTTGAAAGAACgtgtctttatttttacttttaaaataattaaccaaCGTGTAATGAATTTTGTGGTAATTATAGTCATTAGCAATGGAAACTTAATCTCAGCCCAAGTATTCATATGCACACTACAATTCGTATACTGAGCTacaaaaaagactttttttaacaCATCTATAGcaccaaaaacaatttttaaaaaagattatttatttatttatttatttatttatttatttatttatttatttattcatgagagacacagaggcagagacataggcagaagggaagcccaatgtgggcaggatttgatcccaggaccctgggatcccaacctgagctgaaggcagatgctcaactgctgaaccacagCAGTGGAGATGGcagctattgaaaaaaaaaaagtgggtataATTAACTGGGCAAGATCTTGGAGGGAAGGCTAGAAACAATAAAGTCCAATGAAAAACTTATcaggaatggaaagaaggaaaaattaccTTTTCCTTGACAAAAGCAAGCATTAGGTATAGATTACTGTCATTATAATctaaaattcatagaaacattactgagagagaaacaaattactttcttttaaaatgctcATAGGCTGCTGAAATTCTTTTCTAGCTACATAATTAAACTACGTTTATAACAATGGACATAGGCTATGGCTATGCTGAGACCTTATATATGTTCTTCCAAATATAGTGATAATTTGTGACTGCAAGAGGAATCCATATAAACAGAGATTTCATTAGCTGCTAATGAGAATTTATGTCCACACATCCCATGTGACTTCTAAGTATATGACAACATTAATACAAATGGGAGTGTGGGGAAAATTTACAGTATGTTGATATCATTTTAGATCATCCAATGTAGCAATAACAGAGCTAGGAAGCTGAATCTGGCACTTAGGTATTTAATGAAAATCTTTTGCTTCAAGAAAATTTGGGAAAAACTCTCCCAAATATTACATGTTTTCAAGTGACTGCCTTGGAAAATGGTTAGACATAGCTATAAGAACACAAACCTTGtaatattatgaaaacaaaactaaattcaCATGAATGCCAGAATTTCAACATCAGAATAGTCTGTGTAAACATTAGCCACTTTATTAATGGCTTCTGTACAGATGTATTGCccctatttttccttattttgcttttgttttactttattgcATGCATTTTGTTGCCTAAGCTCATTTTAGAAACcagtcaaatatataaataatgtgttAATATCAGAGTTTTGCATTCAATTTATGAATGCACAATGATTCACTATTCattctaatgaaaataaagatttggatTTTTCCAAGaatatgaataatgctgctaagaaTATTTTCTCCATACATCATGCATGTGTACATATACTTAATTTGGTATACATGATATCCACATCACTAGAGATTTCTACACTGCTTTCAGAAGTCACCTACATAGTATGAGTATCCCTAATATTCCCAGGTCAAGCATTATGGTCAGGAAGGTCCTTTGACACAGAAAATTGGGCATTCTTCccaccaaaacaaaaattttctttctccaatACCTCAGAACATATTGAGCAATAATGTCCTAAAAGGTCAAACTTTTCAAATCTCTATCACTGAATTCCTTCTTCAGGTTAGAGTAATAAAACTAGTCAGTGCTAGCGAGAAATGCCAACTGGAAACCAGTAAGTCTACTACCCTTGGAAGAGTGATACCTGTTCAAACAGAATAAATTGCCTGAGGAGCATAAGGAAACAGGAGAAACCATCCAAGAACTGCACCGAGCAGATACTGTGCACCCTGTCCATAGTGCTTGTAACAACCTGGTATAGTCAGTAAAAAAGCCAAATCGCTCATGGAGATGACTGTGGGCTACTGATAACTGAACAAGGTAGTGCCTCCTGTTGGTATTGCCACCATCTTAGATTCCTTGGCCACGGTCCTAGGAGTGTACTATGCCATAGTAGacttagcaacaacaacaacaacaaacattttcAGTATACTTCTGGTCACTGAGTCGTAAGATCAGTTTGCCTGCAAGTGGAATGGGCAATAATGGATCTTTCAAGTGCTTCCCCAAGTTCCACAGTCCCATAATGTATCATGGGATGGTAGCCTGAGATCTGTTCTCTTTCCCCACATCAATAAAATGTGGGCCCTTTACACTGACCATATAATGTTGACATGTAAAAACTTGTCTCTGCTGCAGGACGCTATGAAGACTTTGCTGGAACATCTGGGAGTGAGAGGATGAGTGAACTCAGAAAATTCAAGGTCCAGACATCGCCAAATTTTTTGAAGTCATATGGTAAGGTAAAGCATGCATTGCACCAGAGACTATTATCAACAAGGTGCAGGCTTATCCAACCCCGAAGAATGTGAAAGAGGTGGAAGCTTTTGTAGGAATTTGGAGGTTTTGGAAGACTTTTATTCCCCACCTGGCATAGTGCCTCTATCCCTTGTACCACGTGGTAAAGAAGAGACTATAGAGGATCAGAACAACGAGCTGCCTTTGAGAAGGCAAAAATACTAGTGAAGCAGATTATTAAAGCTCCGGGCATCACCCAAGCAGGGCTACCACTTGCATTAGATGTATCTGTGATCCTAGAAGGTATGGGTTGCGCACTGTGGCAGAGACAATAGAAGGAGAGCGTACCCTTAGGATTTTGGTCCCAACTCCAGAAGGGGGCAAGAACTCAATATACCCCCTTGGAACAACAGCTCCTCACAATATGGAGCCTCTCAAAAAGGAACAGCATATCATGGTAAGAACTTATCTTGCTAGTAAAGGGGTCTATTGAGAATATATTCCATTGATCTACCTCTGCCAGGGCTCAAAACTCCCACTTTGACTAAATGGCAAACCTATTTGCAGCTGAGAAGTTCCTTGTCCACCAATCATTGGTAGAAATGTAGACACTAGCAGGCCCTGGAGAATATGTAGATTCTCCAAATGTCCCCACTCCTATTCCTGTGGTGGCCTTTGTGGCCTGTAGAGAAGGAATGGGGAAAATTCCTGCTAATGCCTGGTATACCAATGGGCCTAGTCAGGGCAGCCAGCCCACTTGACTATAGTCCCTATTCAGCCCAACACTGAAACCTTTGGATGAAAACAGCCGGTGGGCTGTACTCAAGAGCAGTTTGGCTGGTGAGCAGTCATAATAAGCCCTGGCTGTTAACCCTTTGCATGGATAGGCTGTTCTAAATACTTTGCACTAAACAGGCTGTTTCCATCCCTATGGTTTGGAAAATGGGAAGCTGAGTTGTGAATGATCATGAGTAAGCCCTTTAGGGGTCAGGATATGTAGAAAAATAGTTGAGTTCACTTGAAAGACCCTGAAGTTGTCCTCACTGTCTTCCATATCCTGGCTCATAAAGTACCAACACTCCCTGGAAATCAGGAAGCTGATACCCTAGGTCAGACACCAGTCCTAGCAACTGCCCTTTCAGTAGATACAGCAGATTGGGTGCATAGAAGGAGTGACCAGTATAGTGCCTGATAGGGATGGCATATTGTCAAGGATGCCAGATTGTCCTTAAAACGTAGTGACTTGGTTAATGCTGTAAAAGCATGACTTGTGTATTCTAAACAATGCCCAAGGTAGGACTGCCAAAGGAGTCTGAGGCCATCCACGAGGAGGGATTGGCAAATTGATTGTATTAGCACTCACCTTCCTTCTGAGTATGCCTTGGTTTGTATGGATACGTATCTGACCTAACCCAAACTTCCCCTGTTGCCACACAAACCAGGCTACCACTATTAGGGGATTAGAGGAGCTGAGTACCAAATACAGATAGCCTTGTTGAATAGACAGTGGTGGGGATCACATTTCAAAGGTTATGATATGCAAGAGTGGGCAAAAGAACATGACATTGGATGGAGGTGCCATCTCCTCTATGATACACAAGCAGGAAGATTtgtagaaaggaagaatgaaatatCAAAGCATCAGATAAGTAAATCAAATATTACTTGGGTTGGCcaaatattaatttatgataTCTTAATGTCATATCCTCTTTATTAGATCACAAAGGACACAAATGAAGAATATTCTGAATGATTTGACCGCAGCCTATGGGAGTTAATAATAAATCAGTGGTTTGGGTCATGAGGCTTTTGGTGGGAAAAAATATTGGTACTTAATTTGGGGATCGATATCTTAATCTGTATTTTCTCTTGCATGTGCTTATGTCATTGCTGTGGTATTTGCCTACAGTGTAGCTAGATGGTTGCCAAATGAACTACCTACCTACATGCTAACAAGCAAACCTGCTGACCACTCCGTAGGATGCCAAAGGTGAGGGCACATGTAAGCTTGTAGAGCTGGTCAGGAAGGTGGTCAAGAGGATGTGACAGCTGGTTGATCCTCTAGGGGGACCCAGTAATCAAAGGCTCTTTATTCCCTCCCGTGTTTTAGGAATGTATGTTTTGCCCTCTTCCTACATTAGAAAATACTTCAAGTAGCAGACTTGAGACTCGAGTACTGTGGTATTGAGGGTTGTATGGACTCTGTGCCTGAACCCTGATTAAGGCCTCTAAGCTCTTAAGGTTCTGGCAGGCAGGTACGGAGTGCTACTTACTCCTCTTTGCCACCACCCAGGACAAGCCTGGTTTGTAAATTCTTTGTTGATGCAAAatgaacaaatcttttaaaaaattttaaagttctagAAAGGAAAGGATTTTGTTTGAGCCCAAGTTAGAACAGCTGACTGGGATAGATCTTCAAGAAGAAAGTGCTCCAGAAAAGGAACATTTGGTGCGGGGTAATATATGTTTTTTACAAACCATCATGCCCGAGGACATTCCAGAAAGTTGatcttatgtttttatattatgtttttagTGTAAGCAAGGCTTATGACTTTTATGAGAACCAGGGCAGTTTCCTTGTCTTATCATGTGTTCCGgattccttttttgggggggtcacctgggtagcacagtctGCTAAGcagctgattcttggtttctgctcaggtcacgatttcatGGGGCccgagatggagccctacatggcAGTCTGGGCCAGGAGTCCGCCCCTCTCCTCCTGTTGTGTCCTCCCACCAACCgccccctttcctccttccccccaacccccccccactttcacccccttcctcccaccctccccaaacaaattaaaaaaaaaaatttttttaagaatgctcCTTTTTGGTTAATTATTCTTAACAAGGCAGCTGTCCAGTGTGTGCCCAGGGCAGATGTAGAGCCCACCTTGATAAACATTAAAGTGTAGCTTCCTTAGGATCCCAGAAGCAGGGCCCACAAACATTAAAAGTCGGAAATTTCCTCTTGCTTATTCAAAgtgccacctaccaatctggaaCGGTCTACCCCTTCAGTGTCTCCTTGCCCTCTCGTACAGAGGGGCCAGTTTTGAACTCACTCCGGGGGAAATACCGGAGCTGCAAGCCAACAGACTCCAGGGGACCAAAGCTGTGCAGCACCGCACCCTTTACTGCGTGGTTCTGCCCTCCTGCTCTAATGCTTAGACACCCTCTAGTCTTGCTTCCAGAATCTTTGCCAGCCTAAGGCGGTCTCCACGAAGACCGCAGCATTCAATGGCTGCTTTGTCAACCTGCAACATTTGGGGCCATCCCAGGTGTGAACCGAAAACCCTTCCCTCATTCCAGCCCCAGAAACAACCGCCGCACGACCCCCAGCAGCTGCCCGCCCAGCAAGCGAGTCAGGAAGAACCGTTGCGCGGCGCGGGTGGGCTCCAGAGCCACGCGGGACGTCTCGCGAGAGGTCGCCCAGCGGGAAGTGAGGCCACTTCCGGCTTCTCCCCGCCGCGCCTCTCTCTGAAGACTCTGAGGAGCGGCAGGTGGCGGCGTTCCCCGGGTTCCCACCTAATGGTCTCCGGTGCAAATTGCCTGTTCGCTGAAACTCGAAGGTAAGCCGTGCATGCCCATCCGGAGTTTCAGTTAATATTTTCGTTCACGCTGTTGTTTAAAGGAAGCGTCTGTGCCGCGAGGGTTAATCGCAGCAGGCCTGGAATTAGTCGGAGCTGTGTTGCTGAGGCGAGGTATGTACCAAGACGGTATGGACTCCAGACAAGGCCTGACTTGCGCTGATTAATAGTGTCGCTTTTCAACCGCGGGGCCAAGGTGAGTTTCTTCTGGTTTGCGCAGGCTTGTGAAAATTATTTGATGGACAGCGGGGTGGTGGTTTACGCCTGGCTTGGgtgaccctcccccaccccgactCTGCCGGAAGGGCCGGTTACCTCACAGTTCCGTGCGTACGTAGGCCCCTAGTCCGAGGCACTCTGCACCTGTCTCGGGGGGTGATATGTCCACCTGCCCTGCAGGTGGAGGAGGGTAAGAGCTAGCTCGTGGCTGCTGTCTGTGCTGTGAGCCAACCTGGAGATGCAGTTCCTACTTCAGGGCTGCTgccattttgtattcttttctcgCAATAACCAGTAGATTCTTAAGCTTTGTAATTGCATGTCCTGTGAGAGTGGTTTGAAACTTGTCTGACTGCCACAATGAGTGAAGCCAAGAAAAGCGAAGAAaacaagccaaacaaaacaaaaaacagaagaaacagggAATGTAAGGGGGAGAAGAAGACGAGAAGGCAAGAAACCCATAACTCATATCTTCAAGAAGATAAGAGAAGGTGGGTTTACTGTGTCCAAAAGAATAGACTTGGAGGCTAGGAAGTTTAGAAGATAAAGCAGGGAAAatctgaaaagcaggaaaaaaaggcaaaaacatgaaaaagaatggagaaaagatgtccagatgtttaaatattttctaacagaAGTTCTAGGATATTAGAGAAAAATGAAGTggcagaaaattaaataattcataagAGTCCCAAGGAAGGAAAAAGCAGTCACCAAGCACCAGCCCAAGGAGTCAAAAGTCTCAGCTAAGGTATACTTTATCATGCAATATTGTAACaccagaaatagaaataagaaaagatttcagagagaaaaaaacctaCTAAAGTACAGGATTCTGTGATTATAGAATTCCAGCaatacagagaaaaatcagattatttctggaggactttttaaaaaaatcctttacaaAGAGCGATTTAAAACTTACAAATTTAGAAAATCACaaaaatttcagaatatatttatatttgtacatTATGGTCATAAGTATATGCCCTCAAAcatgtatcaatttttttttttcattataaggaGCAGGTGTCATTTAGttgcacgcgtgtgtgtgtgtgtttgtgtgtgtcggTGTACAGGAATGCATACGTTTGTGGAATACTTCAGAAATTTtcatgtcatccttgtgcagggggCATGCTAAACCTCTCTGTATCATTCCGATTTTAGGATGTGTGCCACTGAAGTGAGTACTACTTTTAATATGCATAGTAATAGCTAAAAAatggccatatatatatatatattttttaatgttacaaaTAATGGCCACATATTCTTCAGTAGTAGAGACAACAAAGTTTCTAAATCACTAACTATCCTGTGCTGGACCTGAAGACACTAGAAAGTAAAATGTTGATATATTGACAATTATTTAAGTGTTAGATGTTCTAGAAAgtattaaatgttttcatttttaatgatagTGGAAATGTACCAATTTGAAACACATGATAGTGACTGAATATTGTTCTTGATAATCATGGGTTTCTGTATAACAGTGAAAATCACTGAAGAACAGTCTTCAAGAGAAGgggaacttaaaaaaagatattattgtATCATTTGATTCATTCCTATGTTATGGTCTAGGTATCAGCAAACCAGAAAATTTAGCTTGCACATTTCCAAAAGATATTTTCTAAAGGCATTACtaatattctgttttttattaCTTCTCCAAGAAAgtcatctctttcttcttcccctctttTACATTGAATATGTATCTTGATAGcaggaaataaagaagataaatatgttttcttgACATCAAAATGAGATTTTCATAAACAATGTGTTTCTATGGCTGTCGTGCTTTTGTGCGTGCCTATGTATGTGTTAACTTCATCAGGTTTTAATCCTTAACTGTACTATCAGAGATTACTGAGCACAGGCTTTCTATTTATAATCTCATAGAAGTGATTTTTGAAAGAGGAATAATCTTTGTTGTGTTATTTACTGCATGCAATAcagctcaataaataaattgcacGCAGATACAGTTTATTGTATGGAGAATCTGTACAGAGCAAAGATGACTTGCACTTGCCTGTTCAGCACTAATCCCTCATGCTTTTTGTATTTGTGCCAAAGTACTTTTGGTAATATTAATTGAGAGGAGCCATGTGGTGTTTTAAATAGGGTCATGGGAATTTGTCGCATTATACAACTGGGTAACTATACAAAACATCCATCGGTACTGACCACACCATCAAATATTGCATCGTGGCATCAACCCAAGACATTACATTTATCTAATCATTGACTTTACATTTACCTCAATCTATTTCACGACAAGAAATGAAATGCTTGCTGCAAAATTACATTTCCAGCAATTTCTGATAAAGGAAGGAGATGAACTTTGAATGGAGCAATTGTTTTCTAAATGGATTTTTAAGACATGGTGTATTGGGTCTTGAGTTCATTGATTTGTATTGGACCAAGAGACAGGTTGAAAGGGGACATCTCTCCAGTAGAGAGAGTTGGAAGGAGATTGCTTGTTCCCTGAATCAAAGGTCTCAAGCCAAACTGAAAAACCTGCTCACAGAGcaaatttcttttgattctttaaaataaaatttcaaaatcctATAAGCACGAGGACATCTTATATCTTTTAggacattttaaagagaaaaacacattagTTCAGTACATGGTTCAAAGGAGTGGAAATGGGATATAGGACCTTTCACCCCGGGTTACCATTTGATGAATGCCACCCAGCTTTAAAGTGatcataattctttttattgtgtTGCACTATAGTAGTTTAAGGAATAGTCATAAGGTTTTCATCAAAGTGGGAACACTTGGATCCCTACATTCCCAATTAAAAGGATTTctgaacctcaaaaaaaaaaaaaa comes from the Canis aureus isolate CA01 chromosome 9, VMU_Caureus_v.1.0, whole genome shotgun sequence genome and includes:
- the LOC144320383 gene encoding uncharacterized protein LOC144320383 isoform X3; the encoded protein is MPKPQKQPPHDPQQLPAQQASQEEPLRGAGGLQSHAGRLARGRPAGSEATSGFSPPRLSLKTLRSGRWRRSPGSHLMVSGANCLFAETRRLCQQLFFHQMFLNKDS
- the LOC144320383 gene encoding uncharacterized protein LOC144320383 isoform X1; amino-acid sequence: MAALSTCNIWGHPRCEPKTLPSFQPQKQPPHDPQQLPAQQASQEEPLRGAGGLQSHAGRLARGRPAGSEATSGFSPPRLSLKTLRSGRWRRSPGSHLMVSGANCLFAETRRLCQQLFFHQMFLNKDS
- the LOC144320383 gene encoding uncharacterized protein LOC144320383 isoform X2 encodes the protein MAALSTCNIWGHPRCEPKTLPSFQPQKQPPHDPQQLPAQQASQEEPLRGAGGLQSHAGRLARGRPAGSEATSGFSPPRLSLKTLRSGRWRRSPGSHLMVSGANCLFAETRRS